Proteins encoded within one genomic window of Streptomyces sp. NBC_01314:
- a CDS encoding BTAD domain-containing putative transcriptional regulator yields the protein MNDSVPAGTGGGALRTRVLGPLEVRAQGEDRTPTAPMARRALAVLLLSANRLVSTSALIGELWEFDPPRLARKTVQTYVYQIRKALKCPGDAGDRVRTGPGGYRIDLRPGELDLWEFEHGVVRARTALSEGDPRASAHLLRQALGLWRGEPFAGLDAGPLLAAQIAQIADSRLGALELRITADLQLGRHRALVGELHQLTADHPFHEEFAAQLMLAAHRSGQRATALDAFTRLRRRLVDELGIEPSERLQRLQQDVLNEALPQPAAVVVAGTAPAGAPSPAGAAAPAPVPVAVPVGGRLPLDTPDFTGRVAELTQLSCLTGADTDADAGDTARAVWSAGPRVVVVLGAAGVGKSALAVHAAHRMADRFPDGALHARLHDGADRPRRADDVLHTLLRDCGMDPATLPKNADDLAGMFRSFSAGRSLLVLLDDAAGTDQVLPLLPADGRSLALVTSRVRLPGLPGARAMALGALSADDAAAFFTRVAGAERVSAGDVLGDVTRLMGNFPLSLRAVGEKFAARPMWTLDDLALGLRDEGRLAAELHDEACDVLARAAGAIARLPGALRRALTLLAGAGAAPFDMTRARRLLGGSSWDGDSLVGQLLDHHVVVRADQSGSPALMFRVPDLIRLSLPSFDNAELRVLPGGDRGGLGSRSVSGVLTAAG from the coding sequence ATGAACGACTCCGTACCGGCCGGCACCGGCGGCGGTGCGCTGCGCACACGGGTGCTCGGCCCGCTGGAGGTCCGCGCCCAGGGCGAGGACCGCACACCCACCGCGCCCATGGCCCGGCGCGCGCTGGCCGTGCTGCTGCTGAGCGCCAACCGTCTGGTGTCGACCTCGGCCCTGATCGGGGAACTGTGGGAGTTCGACCCGCCCCGCCTGGCCCGCAAGACCGTCCAGACGTACGTGTACCAGATACGCAAGGCCCTCAAGTGCCCCGGGGATGCCGGCGACCGGGTGCGCACCGGTCCCGGCGGCTACCGCATCGACCTGCGGCCGGGGGAGCTGGACCTGTGGGAGTTCGAGCACGGGGTCGTGCGCGCGCGCACCGCGCTGAGCGAGGGTGATCCCCGTGCCTCGGCGCACCTGCTGCGCCAGGCGCTCGGGCTGTGGCGGGGCGAACCGTTCGCCGGACTGGACGCCGGACCGCTCCTGGCGGCGCAGATCGCGCAGATCGCCGACTCACGGCTCGGCGCGCTGGAGCTGCGCATCACGGCCGACCTGCAACTGGGCCGCCACCGCGCGCTGGTGGGGGAACTGCACCAGCTCACCGCGGACCATCCCTTCCACGAGGAGTTCGCCGCCCAGCTCATGCTCGCCGCGCACCGCTCCGGGCAGCGCGCCACGGCACTGGACGCGTTCACCCGGCTGCGCCGCCGGCTCGTCGACGAACTCGGCATCGAGCCGTCCGAGCGGCTGCAGAGACTGCAGCAGGACGTTCTCAACGAAGCGCTGCCGCAGCCGGCCGCCGTCGTCGTGGCGGGCACGGCACCGGCCGGTGCCCCCTCCCCCGCCGGTGCCGCCGCGCCGGCGCCGGTCCCTGTGGCGGTGCCGGTCGGCGGCCGGCTGCCGCTGGACACCCCGGACTTCACCGGACGCGTCGCGGAACTGACGCAGCTCTCCTGCCTCACCGGCGCGGACACGGACGCGGACGCGGGGGACACGGCCCGCGCCGTGTGGTCCGCAGGACCCCGGGTGGTGGTGGTCCTGGGAGCGGCCGGTGTGGGCAAGAGCGCCCTGGCCGTGCACGCCGCGCACCGTATGGCCGACCGGTTCCCCGACGGCGCGCTCCACGCCCGGCTGCACGACGGCGCGGACCGCCCCAGACGGGCGGACGACGTCCTGCACACCCTGCTGCGGGACTGCGGCATGGATCCGGCCACGCTGCCCAAGAACGCCGACGACCTGGCGGGCATGTTCCGGTCCTTCAGTGCCGGCCGGTCGCTGCTGGTCCTGCTGGACGACGCGGCCGGCACCGACCAGGTGCTCCCGCTGCTGCCGGCGGACGGCCGCAGCCTGGCACTGGTGACCTCCCGGGTCCGCCTGCCCGGTCTGCCCGGCGCCCGGGCGATGGCCCTGGGGGCGCTGTCGGCCGACGACGCCGCCGCGTTCTTCACCCGGGTGGCCGGGGCGGAGCGCGTCAGCGCCGGTGACGTCCTCGGGGACGTCACGCGCCTGATGGGCAACTTCCCGCTCTCCCTGCGTGCCGTGGGTGAGAAGTTCGCGGCGCGCCCGATGTGGACGCTCGACGACCTCGCCCTCGGGCTGAGGGACGAGGGCCGCCTGGCGGCGGAACTGCACGACGAGGCCTGCGACGTGCTGGCCCGGGCGGCCGGAGCGATCGCCCGGCTGCCCGGCGCCCTGCGCCGGGCGCTCACACTGCTGGCGGGCGCCGGAGCGGCTCCCTTCGACATGACACGGGCCCGCCGGCTCCTGGGCGGCAGTTCCTGGGACGGCGACTCCCTGGTGGGCCAGCTGCTCGACCATCACGTGGTGGTCAGGGCGGACCAGTCCGGTTCCCCGGCTCTCATGTTCCGGGTGCCGGATCTGATCCGGCTGTCCCTGCCGTCCTTCGACAACGCCGAACTGCGCGTTCTGCCCGGCGGCGACCGCGGCGGCCTCGGCAGCCGTTCCGTCTCCGGGGTGCTGACCGCGGCAGGCTGA
- a CDS encoding AMP-binding protein, translating to MTSRAISLLDGGPAPRPKCATLGTALLRAAAASGARGLCFIGTDGGETRWSYGRLLREAGRLTAGMRAAGVRPGDRVIVHVAHQPDLLATFWACVLGGFVPLPVGTGATPAARAAAPGLLDAVWHRYGRPYTVTGPDQPLAARTRTHPGWATSWLGHPHQLRAEHPEHRRHPSRPDDLAVLLLTSGSTSTPKAVMLTHHNILSRSAATARAGGLGATTRTLNWMPLDHAGGLLLFHLRDVFLGAHQVHARPELVLADPLRWLTLAGRHRACTTWAPNFALSLVNDQAHRLPGQDWDLSGLRRIMNGGQAVHAPVVRRFMELLAPFRLPPDAMFPGWGMSETASGVVDCRLSDLDGGHTRYVPAGRPQPGTAVRCVDERDEPVPAGTLGHLQVHGASVTRGYLDDLDHTRRAFTADGWFRTGDLAFVEDGVLTVTGRADDLIERAGVRCHSHEIEAAVEELDFVAPTHTVACPVTGPEKEELAVFYHPRPGTPRTRAAALIRAQVTDRLGLHIDQVVPVRAQDVPRTGIGKLRRSRMRHWYETRDAGPGGAPGPRPDRNHFDPRTPAGPHEARPAQPARKRTP from the coding sequence ATGACCTCCCGCGCGATCTCACTGCTGGACGGCGGACCCGCCCCCCGCCCGAAGTGCGCCACGCTCGGCACGGCGCTCCTGCGGGCCGCGGCCGCCTCCGGCGCCCGGGGCCTGTGCTTCATCGGCACCGACGGCGGCGAAACACGCTGGAGCTACGGACGGCTGCTGCGGGAGGCAGGCCGGCTGACGGCCGGGATGCGGGCGGCGGGAGTGAGACCCGGGGACCGGGTCATCGTGCACGTCGCCCACCAGCCGGACCTGCTGGCCACCTTCTGGGCCTGCGTGCTGGGCGGCTTCGTCCCCCTGCCCGTCGGCACCGGCGCCACACCCGCGGCCCGGGCCGCCGCCCCCGGCCTGCTGGACGCGGTCTGGCACCGCTACGGCAGGCCCTACACCGTCACCGGGCCGGACCAGCCCCTCGCCGCGCGCACCCGCACCCACCCCGGCTGGGCCACCTCCTGGCTGGGCCACCCGCACCAGTTGCGCGCCGAGCACCCCGAGCACCGCCGCCACCCCTCCCGCCCGGACGACCTCGCCGTCCTGCTGCTCACCTCGGGCTCCACCAGCACGCCCAAGGCCGTGATGCTCACCCACCACAACATCCTCAGCCGCAGCGCCGCGACGGCCCGCGCGGGCGGCCTCGGCGCCACGACCCGCACCCTCAACTGGATGCCGCTCGACCACGCCGGCGGGCTGCTGCTGTTCCATCTGCGCGACGTGTTCCTCGGGGCGCACCAGGTGCACGCCCGCCCGGAACTTGTCCTCGCCGACCCGCTGCGCTGGCTCACCCTCGCCGGCCGTCACCGGGCCTGCACCACCTGGGCCCCCAACTTCGCCCTGTCCCTCGTCAACGACCAGGCGCACCGGCTGCCCGGCCAGGACTGGGACCTGAGCGGGCTGCGCCGCATCATGAACGGCGGACAGGCCGTGCACGCCCCGGTGGTGCGGCGTTTCATGGAGCTGCTCGCCCCCTTCCGCCTGCCGCCGGACGCGATGTTCCCCGGCTGGGGCATGTCCGAGACGGCGTCGGGCGTCGTCGACTGCCGGCTGTCCGACCTGGACGGCGGCCACACACGGTACGTCCCGGCCGGCCGGCCCCAGCCCGGCACCGCGGTGCGCTGCGTCGACGAGCGGGACGAGCCCGTCCCGGCGGGCACCTTGGGCCACCTCCAGGTCCACGGGGCCTCGGTCACCCGCGGCTACCTCGACGACCTCGACCACACGCGCCGCGCCTTCACCGCCGACGGCTGGTTCCGCACCGGGGACCTGGCCTTCGTCGAGGACGGCGTCCTCACCGTCACCGGCCGGGCCGACGACCTCATCGAGCGCGCCGGTGTGCGCTGCCACAGCCACGAGATCGAGGCCGCGGTGGAGGAACTGGACTTCGTCGCACCCACCCACACGGTGGCCTGCCCGGTCACCGGCCCCGAGAAGGAGGAACTCGCCGTCTTCTACCACCCGCGGCCCGGCACCCCGCGGACCAGGGCCGCGGCCCTGATCCGCGCGCAGGTCACCGACCGCCTCGGCCTGCACATCGACCAGGTCGTGCCGGTGCGCGCCCAGGACGTCCCCAGGACCGGTATCGGAAAGCTCCGCCGCTCCCGCATGCGGCACTGGTACGAGACACGCGACGCGGGCCCCGGCGGCGCACCCGGGCCGCGGCCGGACAGGAACCACTTCGATCCGCGCACCCCGGCCGGCCCTCATGAGGCCCGCCCGGCGCAGCCCGCCAGGAAGAGGACGCCATGA
- a CDS encoding helix-turn-helix domain-containing protein, which yields MLRLDEPKPVRAALPASGNGPSTAGRGGVQIVREHDEPLDGTTRTHQFGEVRVSLVKGGPGELVRPARQIDPRAAGFLRVCRPLTGSLWVVQDGRHAAVRAPQLLCYDSTRPYKVVMPENYRLVDVMVTHRLVGLTAPEAERVTARAWSGAEGLAALLSSLLEGLGRHGSQVQTAVDLLGGSVVGLTAALFAERMREVADDPQIARQTLMLHIQAYVRRQLAEPGLSPVSIAREHNVSLRYLQKVFQEYGLSPARWIRDERLARCRAELADPALDHLPVALIGERAGLYGASHFSRLFRDRYGTTPRDYRRERGTR from the coding sequence GTGTTACGCCTCGACGAACCCAAGCCGGTGCGCGCCGCCCTCCCGGCGTCCGGCAACGGCCCCTCGACCGCCGGACGCGGGGGCGTGCAGATCGTCAGGGAACACGACGAACCGCTCGACGGCACGACGCGCACCCACCAGTTCGGCGAGGTGCGGGTGTCCCTGGTGAAAGGCGGCCCCGGGGAACTGGTGCGCCCGGCCCGGCAGATCGACCCGCGGGCCGCGGGCTTCCTGCGGGTGTGCCGGCCGCTGACCGGCTCCCTCTGGGTGGTCCAGGACGGCCGGCACGCGGCCGTGCGCGCCCCCCAGCTCCTCTGCTACGACAGCACCCGCCCGTACAAGGTCGTCATGCCCGAGAACTACCGGCTGGTGGACGTGATGGTCACCCACCGGCTGGTGGGACTGACCGCGCCGGAGGCCGAACGGGTCACGGCCCGTGCCTGGTCGGGCGCCGAGGGGCTGGCCGCCCTGCTGTCCTCACTGCTGGAAGGGCTCGGCCGGCACGGCAGTCAGGTGCAGACCGCCGTCGACCTGCTCGGCGGCAGCGTCGTCGGGCTGACCGCGGCGCTCTTCGCCGAACGCATGCGCGAGGTCGCCGACGACCCGCAGATCGCCCGGCAGACACTGATGCTGCACATCCAGGCCTACGTCCGCCGGCAGCTGGCGGAGCCCGGCCTCAGCCCGGTGAGCATCGCCCGCGAGCACAACGTCTCCCTGCGCTACCTGCAGAAGGTCTTCCAGGAGTACGGCCTCAGCCCCGCCCGCTGGATACGCGACGAGCGGCTGGCCCGCTGCCGGGCCGAACTCGCCGACCCCGCCCTGGACCACCTGCCCGTCGCGCTGATCGGGGAACGGGCCGGACTGTACGGGGCGTCCCACTTCAGCCGGCTCTTCCGCGACCGCTACGGCACCACGCCCCGGGACTACCGCAGGGAGCGTGGCACCCGATGA
- a CDS encoding transaldolase family protein has translation MSAAQLCAPGAAPAVCGDGAENGPLGPFVHAHPAGGPETEGTPVPYPAYRPHLEDLARRRRGAGAALGELVVRGARSAADQLREHQAAGGPGGQVCAAVPVSPAHDPLAVLAGARALHRAVDRPNLMITVPATARGLEAITGCLAEGIGVHAVCVVSVERYARVVDAFLTGLERAARAGLDLGAVPTALSLAVAGLETAAGALAYAPGGAPPGPPVPGGARAGAAGDAGRRLRAPSTASSVPAPAPIPALALAAATVDMALHIREEVHEGRRWRALARQGARPHALRWDGVPEPGGRGPAGDGTRLWRVLGALADQGVCHRRLTAQAEAAALAGAARQQRHTARLVGAALRALTPPAADGGSTAAAPG, from the coding sequence GTGAGCGCCGCGCAGCTGTGCGCGCCCGGGGCCGCTCCGGCCGTCTGCGGGGACGGCGCGGAGAACGGGCCGCTCGGTCCGTTTGTGCACGCGCACCCTGCGGGCGGGCCGGAGACGGAGGGCACGCCCGTGCCGTATCCGGCCTACCGTCCGCATCTGGAGGACCTGGCCCGGCGCCGCCGCGGGGCCGGTGCGGCGCTGGGCGAACTGGTCGTCCGCGGCGCGCGCTCGGCCGCCGACCAGCTGCGCGAGCACCAGGCCGCGGGGGGTCCGGGCGGTCAGGTGTGCGCCGCCGTCCCCGTATCGCCGGCCCACGATCCGCTCGCCGTGCTGGCGGGGGCGCGCGCCCTGCACCGCGCGGTGGACAGGCCGAATCTGATGATCACCGTCCCGGCCACCGCGCGGGGGCTGGAGGCGATCACCGGGTGTCTTGCCGAGGGCATCGGGGTGCACGCCGTCTGCGTCGTCTCCGTCGAGCGCTACGCCCGGGTCGTCGACGCCTTCCTGACCGGGCTCGAACGGGCGGCGCGGGCCGGGCTCGATCTCGGCGCGGTGCCGACGGCGCTCTCGCTGGCGGTCGCCGGGCTGGAGACGGCGGCCGGCGCTCTCGCCTACGCGCCGGGCGGCGCCCCGCCGGGCCCGCCGGTGCCGGGCGGGGCGCGTGCGGGCGCGGCGGGGGACGCCGGCCGCCGCCTGCGGGCACCATCGACGGCATCGTCGGTGCCGGCGCCCGCGCCGATCCCGGCGCTCGCCCTGGCGGCCGCCACCGTGGACATGGCCCTGCACATCCGTGAGGAGGTCCACGAGGGGAGGCGCTGGCGTGCGCTGGCCCGGCAGGGGGCCCGGCCGCATGCGCTGCGGTGGGACGGCGTCCCCGAACCGGGCGGCCGGGGGCCCGCCGGCGACGGCACCCGGCTCTGGCGCGTCCTGGGCGCACTGGCGGACCAGGGCGTCTGCCACCGGCGGCTGACCGCGCAGGCGGAGGCGGCGGCCCTGGCCGGCGCCGCCCGGCAGCAGCGGCACACGGCGCGGCTCGTCGGGGCCGCCCTGCGCGCCCTCACCCCGCCGGCAGCGGACGGGGGGAGCACCGCGGCCGCCCCGGGGTGA
- a CDS encoding IS701 family transposase, translating to MSAPAARTAVAAPPLPAAGRTGAPAAVRDRAARFPVPCAPDPAAASRRPAGPGPAALAAPDRVADLSQRVLWSMPRRDQRRSGELYVRGLLRATGRKTIRNIASHTGVPADIQRLHHLVTASTWRWSPVRGALARHMGELLDPVAWVLHTATTPRAGPGGVGVDAHCADPRTGRWVNARRSVGLWAATEWGGYPVDWHLELTARWAEDAVLRERAGIPQDARVLDAAAAGVDLAMTTARTAGPPRRPVVLDARPTAAGPLAARLGAGGLPYLLRISASQLLTPVAADGPARGPALTARQLAGAVPWGRWNRVCAAGPGTGPREIARVTCRAADVPGRPRQRQRQILLVDRDARGPAHGGYWLTDLGHLSDAALLRLAAAPARLAQDVSVTGGRVGLYDFEGRTFAGWHRHMTLASVAHAAVVLLRARGRSELRGRSELWPPAPEGAGTRPGRQP from the coding sequence ATGAGCGCGCCCGCCGCGCGGACCGCCGTGGCGGCTCCCCCGCTCCCGGCGGCAGGCCGCACCGGCGCCCCGGCCGCCGTCAGGGACCGGGCCGCCCGGTTCCCGGTGCCCTGCGCACCGGATCCGGCCGCCGCATCCCGGCGGCCGGCCGGGCCCGGGCCCGCCGCCCTGGCGGCCCCCGACCGGGTCGCCGACCTGTCCCAGCGGGTGCTGTGGTCCATGCCGCGCCGCGACCAGCGGCGCAGCGGCGAGCTGTATGTCCGGGGGCTGCTGCGCGCCACGGGCCGCAAGACCATCCGCAACATCGCCTCCCACACCGGGGTGCCGGCCGACATCCAGCGGCTGCACCACCTGGTCACCGCCTCGACGTGGCGGTGGAGTCCGGTGCGCGGTGCTCTCGCCCGTCACATGGGCGAACTGCTGGACCCCGTCGCCTGGGTGCTGCACACCGCGACCACGCCGCGTGCGGGGCCGGGCGGCGTGGGTGTCGACGCCCACTGCGCGGACCCGCGCACCGGACGGTGGGTCAATGCGCGGCGGTCCGTGGGGCTGTGGGCGGCCACCGAGTGGGGCGGCTACCCGGTCGACTGGCACCTGGAGCTCACCGCCCGCTGGGCCGAGGACGCCGTGCTGCGCGAGCGGGCCGGTATCCCCCAGGACGCCCGCGTGCTGGACGCGGCCGCCGCCGGTGTCGACCTGGCGATGACCACCGCCCGTACGGCGGGCCCGCCTCGCCGTCCGGTCGTCCTGGACGCCCGGCCCACCGCGGCGGGCCCGCTCGCCGCCCGGCTCGGCGCGGGCGGCCTGCCCTATCTGCTGCGCATCAGTGCCTCGCAGCTCCTGACGCCCGTCGCCGCCGACGGTCCGGCACGCGGCCCCGCGCTCACCGCGCGGCAGCTGGCGGGCGCGGTGCCCTGGGGCCGCTGGAACCGCGTGTGCGCGGCCGGGCCGGGGACGGGGCCCCGTGAGATCGCCCGGGTGACGTGCCGGGCCGCCGACGTGCCGGGCCGGCCCCGGCAGCGGCAGCGGCAGATCCTGCTGGTGGACAGGGATGCCCGCGGCCCGGCGCACGGCGGGTACTGGCTCACCGATCTCGGCCATCTGTCCGACGCCGCGCTGCTGCGTCTGGCCGCGGCACCCGCGCGGCTGGCCCAGGACGTGAGCGTGACGGGCGGCCGGGTCGGTCTGTACGACTTCGAGGGCCGCACCTTCGCCGGCTGGCACCGCCACATGACGCTCGCCTCGGTGGCCCACGCCGCCGTTGTCCTGCTGCGGGCCCGGGGGCGGAGCGAGCTTCGGGGGCGCAGCGAGCTGTGGCCGCCGGCGCCCGAGGGTGCCGGCACCCGTCCGGGGAGGCAGCCGTGA
- a CDS encoding 3-dehydroquinate synthase — MTFSMHPDTAPTTLRATGGAPYPVVVGTGLHEHVEPLLGDSATRVALIHPPALAAAARRIAGDLERHGRQVLELVVPPGESAKDAGVLVYLWSRLAEVGFTSCDAVVAVGGGATTDLAGFLAATWQRGLRLVLVPSTLLGMAGAALGGQSSLNVPQGKNLVGALHQPAGVVCDLDLLTTLPLAEYVSGLAEVVKAGLIADPALLDLIEADPRAAADPAGGRTAELVEGAVRAKSALLGTDPPAGGPREFLDYGHTLGHAIEHAEGYRIRHGHAVSIGMVYAAELAHAAGRLSAPHVLRHRSILESLGLPTSYPRHAWERLRASLGLDDHARGGRLAFVVLDAPGRPGLLQGPGPELLQAAWARVGG; from the coding sequence GTGACCTTTTCCATGCATCCGGACACCGCCCCGACGACCCTGCGGGCGACCGGCGGGGCACCGTACCCCGTCGTCGTCGGCACCGGCCTGCACGAGCACGTCGAGCCGCTGCTCGGCGACAGCGCGACGCGGGTGGCGCTCATACATCCGCCGGCGCTGGCCGCCGCCGCCCGGCGGATCGCCGGCGACCTCGAACGGCACGGCCGTCAGGTGCTGGAGCTGGTGGTGCCGCCCGGCGAGTCCGCCAAGGACGCCGGTGTCCTGGTGTATCTGTGGTCCCGGCTCGCCGAAGTGGGTTTCACCTCCTGCGATGCCGTCGTGGCCGTCGGCGGCGGCGCCACCACCGACCTCGCCGGTTTCCTCGCCGCCACCTGGCAGCGGGGCCTGCGCCTGGTGCTGGTGCCCTCCACCCTGCTGGGCATGGCCGGTGCCGCGCTCGGAGGCCAGAGCTCCCTCAACGTCCCCCAGGGCAAGAACCTGGTCGGCGCCCTGCACCAGCCGGCCGGCGTCGTGTGCGACCTGGACCTGCTCACGACGCTGCCGCTCGCCGAGTACGTCAGCGGCCTCGCCGAGGTGGTCAAGGCGGGGCTGATCGCCGACCCCGCGCTCCTGGACCTGATCGAGGCGGACCCGCGGGCGGCCGCCGATCCCGCGGGCGGGCGCACCGCGGAGCTGGTCGAAGGCGCCGTGCGGGCCAAGAGCGCCCTGCTGGGCACCGACCCGCCCGCCGGCGGCCCGCGGGAGTTCCTCGACTACGGCCACACCCTGGGCCACGCCATCGAGCACGCGGAGGGCTACCGCATCCGGCACGGTCACGCGGTGTCCATCGGCATGGTGTACGCCGCCGAACTCGCGCACGCGGCGGGACGGCTGAGCGCACCGCACGTGCTGCGCCACCGCAGCATCCTGGAGTCGCTGGGACTGCCCACCTCCTACCCGCGGCATGCCTGGGAGCGGCTGCGTGCCTCGCTCGGCCTGGACGACCACGCCCGCGGCGGACGGCTCGCCTTCGTCGTCCTGGACGCGCCGGGCCGTCCCGGACTGCTGCAGGGCCCCGGTCCCGAACTGCTGCAGGCGGCGTGGGCCCGGGTGGGAGGATGA
- the aroC gene encoding chorismate synthase: MPTLRWLTAGESHGPALTAVLEGLPAGVRTSTEEVADALARRRLGHGRGARMKFERDEVDFVGGVRHGRTLGSPVAVRVGNTEWPKWQTVMAADPVSADALSRQARGAPLTRPRPGHADLAGMQKYGFDDARPVLERASARETAARVALGSLAQAFLQQAYGIELVSHVVALGGRHSLCPALPGPQDTDRLDADPVRCFDSGASAAMVAEVDRAHRAGDTLGGIVEVLVFGLPPGLGSHVHWDRRLDARLAGALMGIPAIKGVELGEGFALAGVPGSRAHDEIVPGDGGLRRASARSGGVEGGISTGEPLRVRAAMKPIATVPRALATVDVATGDTAVAHHQRSDVCAVPAAAVVAQAVTALVVADAALEKFGGDSVAETSRNHRTYLSHLAIK; this comes from the coding sequence TTGCCAACTCTGCGATGGCTCACCGCCGGCGAGTCGCACGGGCCGGCCCTGACCGCCGTGCTCGAGGGTCTGCCCGCGGGTGTGCGGACCTCCACCGAGGAGGTCGCCGACGCACTCGCCCGCCGACGCCTGGGACACGGGCGCGGCGCCCGCATGAAGTTCGAACGCGACGAGGTCGACTTCGTCGGCGGGGTTCGCCACGGCCGCACCCTCGGCAGCCCGGTCGCGGTCCGCGTGGGCAACACCGAATGGCCCAAGTGGCAGACGGTGATGGCCGCCGACCCCGTGAGCGCCGACGCCCTCTCCCGCCAGGCCCGCGGCGCCCCCCTCACCCGTCCCCGCCCCGGCCACGCCGATCTGGCCGGTATGCAGAAGTACGGGTTCGACGACGCCCGGCCGGTGCTGGAGCGGGCCAGCGCCCGCGAGACGGCCGCCCGCGTGGCGCTGGGCTCCCTCGCCCAGGCCTTCCTGCAGCAGGCGTACGGGATCGAACTCGTCAGCCACGTCGTGGCGCTCGGCGGCCGGCACTCGCTCTGCCCGGCGCTGCCCGGCCCGCAGGACACCGACCGGCTCGACGCCGATCCCGTGCGCTGCTTCGACTCCGGGGCGTCGGCCGCCATGGTCGCCGAGGTGGACCGGGCGCACCGGGCCGGGGACACGCTCGGCGGCATCGTCGAGGTCCTGGTGTTCGGGCTTCCGCCGGGTCTGGGGTCGCATGTGCACTGGGACCGGCGGCTGGACGCGCGTCTGGCCGGTGCCCTCATGGGCATCCCGGCCATCAAGGGCGTCGAACTCGGTGAGGGCTTCGCGCTCGCCGGTGTCCCGGGCTCGCGCGCGCACGACGAGATCGTGCCCGGCGACGGCGGCCTGCGCCGGGCCAGCGCCCGTTCGGGCGGCGTCGAGGGCGGTATCTCGACGGGCGAGCCGCTGCGGGTGCGCGCCGCCATGAAACCCATCGCCACCGTGCCCAGGGCGCTGGCCACCGTGGACGTGGCCACCGGTGACACCGCCGTGGCCCACCACCAGCGTTCCGACGTCTGTGCGGTACCGGCCGCCGCCGTCGTCGCGCAGGCGGTGACCGCTCTGGTCGTCGCGGACGCCGCGCTGGAGAAGTTCGGCGGCGACAGCGTGGCGGAGACCTCCCGCAACCACCGCACCTACCTGAGCCACCTGGCGATCAAGTGA
- a CDS encoding class II aldolase/adducin family protein has protein sequence MSPTATEPRPAYLAATATRLPLPGEPRFATYEEARRHRKQRLAAAIRLFGKYGFAEGISGHISVRDPEHQDRFWVNPFGVSFRQVRVADLICVDAAGAVVAGHHRVNPSAFVIHSQIHELHPGATAAAHGHTPHSRALGALGRLLEPIDQESAAFYGRQVLHDAYDGPSVTPAQGRAIAETIGDNRAVLLRHHGLITVGGSLDEAVHWFLTYDSCARVQLLALAAGTPHTLTHEQALAAREGFGDEELGRFSFQLLWDEIVAEQPDLLQEEPGGAGAPAPA, from the coding sequence ATGAGCCCGACCGCGACCGAGCCCCGCCCCGCCTACCTGGCCGCCACCGCCACCCGGCTGCCGCTTCCCGGCGAACCGCGCTTCGCCACGTACGAAGAGGCACGCCGCCATCGCAAGCAGCGGCTGGCCGCCGCCATCAGGCTGTTCGGGAAGTACGGCTTCGCGGAAGGGATATCCGGCCACATCTCCGTACGCGACCCCGAGCACCAGGACCGCTTCTGGGTCAATCCCTTCGGCGTCTCCTTCAGACAGGTCCGCGTCGCCGACCTGATCTGCGTCGATGCGGCCGGTGCCGTGGTGGCCGGCCACCACCGGGTCAACCCCAGCGCGTTCGTGATCCACTCACAGATCCACGAGCTGCACCCCGGCGCCACCGCCGCCGCGCACGGCCACACCCCGCACTCCCGGGCGCTGGGCGCCCTGGGCAGGCTGCTCGAACCGATCGACCAGGAATCGGCGGCGTTCTACGGCCGCCAGGTGCTCCACGACGCCTACGACGGGCCTTCCGTGACACCGGCCCAGGGCCGTGCCATCGCCGAGACGATCGGCGACAACCGGGCCGTCCTGCTGCGCCACCACGGACTGATCACGGTGGGCGGCTCCCTGGACGAGGCCGTGCACTGGTTCCTGACCTACGACAGCTGCGCCCGGGTGCAGCTCCTCGCCCTCGCCGCGGGCACCCCGCACACCCTCACCCACGAACAGGCGCTGGCCGCCCGCGAAGGCTTCGGGGACGAGGAACTGGGCCGCTTCAGCTTCCAGCTGCTGTGGGACGAGATCGTCGCGGAGCAGCCCGACCTGCTCCAGGAAGAGCCGGGCGGCGCCGGCGCGCCCGCCCCGGCCTGA